One Streptomyces sp. ITFR-21 genomic window carries:
- a CDS encoding DUF2637 domain-containing protein: MTKSATANRRRKAAAAPPRQRRATAPPALPETTDKPAVADPPVRLEADPAVADANDRAADLAEALREQAAADAQRILADGQARAEQLLEAARGEADTIITTAAADRDRLLADAQAAVDQVRAQAAANAADAAADVDQALADARTRAEAITADARTAAGQITADAQREADQVLADARRQEQELRARATAAADQVLEQARTAAADVRTAADRTRTAADAHAAQVRSAAERAAKGIREDADRALADARTDAGNVRTLAEKDAARLREQAGADARTAREAAAEATADRAAAAADRAEAERILAAASERTVQRARRREIRTESRAKRRKAMADARPAGAVPPLSGQELVGVLAIVVAAVAVSTLGLLSSYTALEAKAAGWGWSWPWLLPVGIDVAIPAFTGANLVLIRMGMELRWVRWVPRGLTAVTVYLNWHASNSMSGRLGHAALTLLWVAFSEIASHVYATRIGAVTGKERMESIRRSRWVLAPIPTARLRRRMILWEITSYTEALTRLQEQTLLRAQLREQYGWRWRSKAPLADRMALKLGSAPAELADALAPAADSTALADDASALTVERADALTPGAHGNASASAPALTPVRAHGERERKALTAGAHEGGRASASASGERADGGRSRSEATALTERRVTAIRVLAAKLGRRPTSTEIVSALVEAGLAEPDMSRPTAQRLRAQAETEAA, encoded by the coding sequence GTGACCAAGTCCGCCACCGCCAACCGCCGCCGGAAGGCCGCGGCCGCGCCGCCGCGCCAGCGCCGCGCGACCGCGCCGCCGGCGCTTCCCGAGACCACCGACAAGCCAGCCGTCGCCGACCCCCCGGTCCGGCTCGAGGCCGACCCGGCCGTGGCCGACGCCAACGACCGCGCCGCCGACCTCGCCGAGGCCTTGCGCGAGCAGGCCGCCGCCGACGCGCAGCGCATCCTCGCCGACGGCCAGGCCCGCGCCGAGCAGCTGCTCGAGGCGGCGCGCGGCGAGGCAGACACCATCATCACCACGGCGGCCGCCGACCGCGACCGCCTCCTGGCCGACGCGCAGGCCGCGGTCGACCAGGTCCGCGCGCAGGCCGCCGCCAACGCCGCGGACGCGGCCGCCGACGTCGACCAGGCGTTGGCCGACGCCCGCACCCGAGCCGAGGCCATCACCGCCGACGCCCGCACCGCCGCCGGCCAGATCACGGCCGACGCGCAGCGCGAGGCCGACCAGGTGCTGGCCGACGCGCGGCGCCAGGAGCAGGAACTGCGGGCCCGCGCCACGGCGGCGGCCGACCAGGTACTGGAGCAGGCCCGCACCGCGGCCGCCGACGTCCGCACGGCCGCCGACCGCACCCGCACGGCGGCCGACGCGCACGCCGCGCAGGTCCGATCCGCTGCCGAGCGGGCCGCCAAGGGCATCCGGGAAGACGCCGACCGCGCACTGGCCGACGCCCGCACCGATGCCGGCAACGTGCGGACCCTGGCGGAGAAGGACGCGGCGCGGCTGCGCGAGCAGGCAGGCGCCGACGCCCGCACCGCCCGCGAGGCGGCTGCGGAAGCGACCGCCGATCGCGCCGCCGCCGCGGCCGACCGGGCGGAAGCCGAGCGGATCCTGGCCGCCGCGTCCGAGCGGACCGTGCAGCGTGCCCGGCGCCGGGAGATCCGGACCGAGTCGCGCGCCAAGCGCCGCAAGGCGATGGCCGATGCCCGGCCCGCCGGCGCGGTGCCGCCGCTGTCCGGGCAGGAGCTGGTGGGCGTGCTCGCCATCGTCGTGGCGGCAGTGGCCGTGTCCACGCTCGGTCTGCTGTCCTCCTACACCGCGCTGGAGGCCAAGGCGGCCGGGTGGGGCTGGTCCTGGCCGTGGCTGCTGCCGGTCGGCATCGACGTCGCCATCCCCGCGTTCACCGGCGCCAACCTGGTCCTGATCCGCATGGGCATGGAGCTGCGTTGGGTCCGCTGGGTGCCGCGGGGGCTGACGGCGGTGACGGTGTACCTGAACTGGCACGCCTCGAACAGCATGTCGGGGCGTCTGGGTCACGCCGCCCTGACGCTGCTGTGGGTGGCCTTCTCCGAGATCGCCTCCCACGTGTACGCCACGCGGATCGGCGCGGTCACCGGCAAGGAGCGCATGGAGTCGATCCGCCGCTCCCGCTGGGTCCTGGCCCCGATCCCCACCGCGCGGCTGCGCCGCCGGATGATCCTGTGGGAGATCACCTCCTACACCGAGGCGCTGACCCGCCTGCAGGAGCAGACGCTGCTGCGAGCCCAGCTCCGCGAGCAGTACGGGTGGCGGTGGCGCAGCAAGGCCCCGCTCGCCGACCGGATGGCGCTCAAGCTCGGGTCCGCCCCGGCGGAGTTGGCCGACGCGCTCGCCCCCGCGGCCGACTCCACCGCACTCGCCGACGACGCGAGCGCGCTCACCGTCGAGCGGGCCGACGCGCTCACCCCCGGCGCTCACGGCAACGCGAGCGCGAGCGCGCCCGCGCTCACCCCCGTTCGCGCTCACGGTGAGCGCGAGCGCAAGGCGCTCACGGCGGGCGCTCACGAAGGTGGGCGTGCGTCGGCGAGCGCGAGCGGTGAGCGAGCGGACGGCGGGCGCTCACGCAGTGAGGCCACCGCGCTTACTGAGCGCCGGGTGACCGCGATCCGGGTCCTGGCCGCCAAGCTCGGTCGCCGCCCCACGTCGACGGAGATCGTGAGCGCGCTCGTGGAAGCCGGGCTTGCCGAGCCGGACATGTCCCGCCCGACCGCTCAGCGACTGCGCGCTCAGGCGGAGACCGAAGCAGCCTGA
- a CDS encoding WhiB family transcriptional regulator, whose product MDWRHQAQCTDEDPELFFPVGNAGPALLQIEEAKSVCRRCPVMDHCLQWALESGQEHGVWGGLSEDERRSMRRRAARNRAANRAKNTEVSV is encoded by the coding sequence ATGGATTGGCGACACCAGGCACAGTGCACGGACGAAGACCCCGAGCTGTTCTTCCCGGTCGGCAACGCGGGCCCCGCGCTGCTGCAGATCGAGGAGGCCAAGAGCGTGTGCCGACGCTGCCCGGTGATGGACCACTGCCTGCAGTGGGCGCTGGAGTCGGGCCAGGAGCACGGCGTGTGGGGCGGCCTGTCGGAGGACGAACGCCGCAGCATGCGGCGCCGCGCCGCCCGCAACCGCGCCGCCAACCGCGCGAAGAACACGGAGGTGTCGGTATGA
- a CDS encoding ATP-binding protein: MTAPAAATTYGTGTMTEQGPALPASVPGLYLRRRPGGFTAHITASEHSLTAVRHLTADVLQAYGADLESAGAAQLVLSELIGNAVRACGDHVPLVVDVYRNRDGITVAVHDPAPDLLPHRTAGDGLAESGRGLVLLDLLAPGWTVDRSPIGKQIRCRLVADTK, from the coding sequence GTGACCGCGCCGGCCGCCGCCACGACGTACGGCACCGGCACGATGACCGAGCAGGGGCCGGCGCTTCCGGCCTCGGTCCCCGGCCTGTACCTGCGCCGCCGGCCCGGCGGATTCACCGCGCACATCACCGCCAGCGAGCACAGCCTGACCGCCGTCCGGCACCTGACCGCGGACGTCCTCCAGGCCTACGGCGCCGACCTCGAGTCGGCCGGCGCCGCGCAGCTGGTGCTGTCCGAGCTGATCGGCAACGCGGTGCGCGCCTGCGGCGACCACGTCCCGCTGGTCGTCGACGTCTACCGCAACCGCGACGGCATCACGGTGGCCGTGCACGACCCGGCCCCGGACCTGCTGCCGCACCGCACCGCGGGCGACGGCCTGGCGGAGTCCGGGCGCGGCCTGGTCCTGCTGGACCTGCTCGCCCCCGGCTGGACCGTCGACCGCAGCCCGATCGGCAAGCAGATCCGCTGCCGCCTGGTCGCGGACACGAAGTAG